From the Candidatus Melainabacteria bacterium genome, one window contains:
- a CDS encoding undecaprenyl-diphosphate phosphatase — MTDSPMTLVEAVVLGVVQGLTEFLPISSTAHLRVVPTVLGWGDPGAAYSAVIQIGSVVAVLTYFWKDILSIASGAFRAIREKNFSDQDFRIAGAIAVGTLPICIIGLLLKKMIEGPLRAMIVIGVASLVMGCLLMIAEKLAKHVRGIDSITGKDGFLVGLGQAMALIPGCSRSGSTLTVAMFLDLKREDAARFSFLLGIPALILSGLLELKEMMSAGMNGEQTINLAVGLIVSTISSYAAIAWFIKYLRKHNTYVFVAYRILFGIAVIYLSTRIQ, encoded by the coding sequence ATGACGGATAGCCCGATGACCCTGGTAGAAGCAGTTGTACTGGGGGTTGTTCAAGGTCTGACTGAGTTTCTCCCCATCAGCAGCACGGCACATTTGCGCGTGGTGCCTACCGTGTTGGGTTGGGGTGATCCCGGAGCCGCCTACTCGGCAGTGATTCAGATTGGCTCAGTTGTCGCGGTACTAACTTATTTCTGGAAAGACATACTTAGTATCGCATCTGGTGCCTTTCGAGCAATTAGAGAAAAGAATTTCAGCGATCAAGATTTCAGAATCGCCGGCGCGATTGCAGTCGGAACTCTGCCAATCTGCATCATCGGCTTGCTGCTCAAAAAAATGATTGAAGGGCCACTGAGAGCGATGATAGTTATCGGCGTAGCTTCGCTTGTGATGGGTTGCTTGCTTATGATTGCCGAAAAACTTGCAAAACACGTGCGCGGCATCGACAGCATCACCGGCAAAGATGGGTTTCTCGTCGGTCTCGGTCAGGCTATGGCTTTGATCCCAGGCTGCTCGCGCAGCGGTTCAACATTGACCGTAGCCATGTTTCTAGACCTCAAACGCGAAGATGCTGCAAGATTTAGCTTCTTGCTCGGCATCCCAGCATTGATTCTGAGCGGATTGCTTGAGCTGAAAGAAATGATGAGCGCGGGGATGAATGGCGAACAAACGATCAATCTCGCAGTCGGTTTGATTGTTTCAACAATCTCCAGCTACGCCGCAATTGCCTGGTTCATCAAGTACTTGCGAAAACATAACACATACGTTTTTGTTGCTTATCGAATCTTGTTTGGTATCGCTGTCATTTATCTGTCGACGCGAATCCAGTAA
- a CDS encoding TonB C-terminal domain-containing protein has translation MSIVRLSVVSLSALLLIGAQGASAFPTISKERFVKQFNKEKAPPPLVIRDKWAVLIGLTKYRDSKIATVRETTPNLAILSKIIKDPNAGRFVDDHITTLFDVQATKKYSQYLLTEGWLIKKALPNDLILIYVCGRASFTTDDAILCTYDTVAGSPIATGLSLTELLTEIHRRTQSKNIICVTDLAPLNPEAGAPRPLWQNMANAARVTILASNLPGQPSYQSNDMGTTLFTHYFVEGLKTNNGAMNFDSVAKYVCQSTETGARETGREQHPQYALLNENHELGAVAIGVPVKANPHEQSRLAFGHPIDQLALTRPDLLVRAGSVPPSAPAAEEGAKELHKKPAAPDPDDDDDDVQDIDYSAYMDKMKKDIQAKWKPPKGIEQRRVGVTFRINRDGSIVDGTVVESSGVEAIDQSALEALKDASPIDPLPKGAPRSVEIRYRFDWKVTQ, from the coding sequence ATGTCTATCGTAAGACTATCGGTGGTTTCGCTATCCGCTCTGTTGCTGATTGGGGCACAAGGAGCAAGTGCTTTTCCGACGATATCGAAAGAACGATTCGTCAAACAGTTCAATAAAGAAAAAGCTCCGCCGCCTCTAGTGATTCGGGATAAGTGGGCAGTCCTCATTGGTTTGACGAAATACCGGGATTCGAAAATTGCGACCGTTCGTGAAACGACACCTAATCTGGCTATCCTCTCAAAGATTATAAAAGACCCAAATGCCGGTCGTTTCGTCGACGATCACATAACCACTTTGTTTGATGTGCAGGCGACCAAAAAGTACTCTCAATACTTACTGACCGAAGGATGGCTGATTAAAAAGGCTTTGCCTAACGACTTGATACTGATTTACGTTTGTGGGCGCGCTTCATTTACCACCGACGATGCCATTCTCTGCACTTACGATACGGTGGCGGGCTCGCCAATTGCGACGGGGCTTTCCCTGACTGAACTTTTGACTGAAATACACCGGCGCACCCAGAGCAAAAACATCATCTGTGTCACTGATCTCGCGCCACTCAATCCGGAAGCCGGGGCGCCCCGACCGCTCTGGCAGAACATGGCGAATGCCGCCAGGGTGACAATTCTCGCTTCGAACCTGCCCGGACAACCGAGCTATCAGTCGAATGACATGGGTACGACTTTGTTTACTCATTATTTCGTCGAGGGTCTGAAGACGAACAATGGCGCAATGAACTTCGATTCGGTCGCCAAATATGTTTGCCAGAGTACGGAAACTGGTGCCAGGGAAACTGGCAGGGAGCAGCATCCTCAGTATGCGCTGCTGAATGAGAATCATGAGTTGGGAGCTGTGGCTATTGGGGTTCCGGTCAAGGCCAATCCGCACGAGCAGAGTCGACTTGCTTTCGGTCATCCGATTGACCAGCTGGCACTGACTCGCCCCGATCTTCTGGTCAGGGCCGGAAGCGTTCCGCCTTCCGCGCCAGCCGCAGAAGAAGGTGCAAAGGAGCTGCACAAAAAGCCCGCTGCTCCTGACCCCGACGATGATGACGATGACGTCCAGGACATAGACTACTCAGCCTATATGGACAAGATGAAAAAGGATATCCAGGCCAAGTGGAAGCCGCCTAAGGGTATCGAGCAGCGACGGGTCGGTGTGACCTTCAGAATCAACCGGGACGGTTCGATTGTGGATGGCACGGTGGTCGAGTCAAGTGGAGTGGAAGCAATTGACCAATCGGCCCTTGAAGCTTTGAAAGACGCGAGCCCGATTGACCCCTTGCCAAAAGGGGCTCCGCGATCCGTCGAAATCCGCTACAGGTTTGATTGGAAGGTCACGCAGTAG
- a CDS encoding thymidine phosphorylase — protein sequence MRMVDLILAKRSGRAHTKAEIDFLIKGVTDASIPDYQLSAWLMAVCWQGMTADETAWLTDAMCHSGSVLDLSSIGPLVADKHSTGGVGDKTTLVFVPLLAAAGIPMAKLSGRGLGHTGGTIDKLDAIPGFKSDLSIDHFIKQVKEIGMAIGGQTSELAPADGKIYAMRDVTGTVESIPLIAASVVSKKIAAGANLIILDVKCGRGAFMETEAKAVELAKTMVEVGHRLNRPVTAVVTDMEQPLGLAVGHTLEVIEAIETLKGSGPADLQELCMELGSLALISAGKCKDKESAHKILKGLMESGKALESFRTLLKAQGGNDAVIENHSLMPTAKHKYEFLVPGNGTKWVEHLDGRKVAEACKLMGAGREKKGDPINLAVGVVLRDKVGAKVEGGTAIADVYADTPEQFEAAKAKLTEAFTFSDKPVKAPAIIKASVS from the coding sequence GTGAGAATGGTAGACCTCATCCTAGCTAAGCGCTCAGGACGTGCACATACAAAAGCAGAAATTGATTTCCTTATCAAAGGCGTCACCGACGCTTCGATTCCTGACTATCAACTTTCGGCCTGGCTGATGGCAGTGTGCTGGCAGGGAATGACAGCCGACGAAACTGCCTGGCTGACTGATGCCATGTGCCACTCTGGCTCTGTTCTCGACCTTTCATCGATAGGACCGCTCGTTGCCGATAAGCACAGCACGGGAGGAGTCGGCGATAAAACAACTCTCGTTTTCGTGCCATTGCTGGCAGCAGCCGGCATTCCGATGGCTAAACTCTCCGGGCGCGGGCTCGGACATACAGGCGGCACAATTGACAAGTTGGATGCAATTCCAGGCTTCAAAAGCGACCTATCAATTGACCACTTCATCAAACAGGTGAAGGAAATCGGCATGGCGATAGGAGGTCAAACCAGCGAATTGGCGCCGGCAGACGGAAAAATTTACGCCATGCGCGATGTCACTGGAACAGTCGAATCGATACCGCTCATAGCCGCATCAGTCGTGTCGAAAAAGATCGCAGCTGGCGCCAACTTGATCATCCTGGATGTGAAGTGCGGACGCGGTGCCTTTATGGAGACAGAGGCAAAGGCTGTCGAATTAGCAAAGACCATGGTGGAAGTTGGTCACAGGCTGAATCGCCCTGTGACAGCCGTAGTCACAGACATGGAGCAGCCACTCGGATTAGCAGTTGGTCATACCCTTGAAGTGATCGAAGCCATCGAGACGCTCAAAGGCAGTGGACCTGCGGATCTTCAAGAGCTCTGCATGGAACTTGGCTCATTGGCACTGATCAGTGCAGGCAAATGCAAAGACAAAGAATCGGCTCACAAAATTCTCAAGGGCCTGATGGAAAGCGGCAAAGCGCTGGAAAGTTTCCGCACATTGCTGAAAGCACAAGGCGGAAATGACGCAGTGATCGAAAATCATTCACTCATGCCCACGGCCAAACATAAGTACGAATTTCTGGTGCCGGGCAATGGCACAAAGTGGGTTGAACATCTCGACGGACGCAAAGTCGCCGAAGCCTGCAAGTTGATGGGTGCGGGACGGGAAAAGAAAGGCGATCCAATCAATCTTGCAGTTGGTGTCGTTCTTCGCGACAAGGTCGGCGCGAAGGTGGAAGGCGGGACGGCAATTGCTGATGTTTACGCCGACACACCGGAGCAGTTTGAAGCTGCAAAAGCCAAACTAACAGAAGCTTTTACCTTCAGCGATAAACCGGTTAAGGCTCCTGCCATAATCAAAGCAAGTGTTTCTTGA
- a CDS encoding nucleotidyltransferase, with product MEFPSALSDAVLKHKYPLVFATVSGAHLYGFPSPDSDFDLRGVHVFPVRDLLGLDEPDDTIELSSLEGGIELDLVTHDLKKFILLMLRPNGYVLEQLLSPLVVHTTPEHEELKALASDCITRHHVNHYVGFANSQWRLFAGEKVHRVKPLLYVFRILLTGIHLMKTGIIEANLNILNEQFKLEYLPELIEQKQTSNEQSTLDSFRLHFYESEFQRLLEELKQASIDSSLPEHSSARPALNDLLRRVRLQTLS from the coding sequence ATGGAATTTCCTTCTGCTCTTAGTGATGCCGTACTGAAGCACAAATATCCGCTGGTGTTTGCTACGGTCAGTGGCGCACATCTGTATGGATTTCCATCACCCGATTCTGATTTCGATTTGCGGGGCGTGCATGTTTTTCCGGTGCGCGATCTGCTTGGTTTAGACGAGCCCGACGACACCATCGAGCTCTCGAGCCTTGAGGGTGGAATTGAATTAGATCTGGTCACACACGATCTGAAGAAATTTATCTTGTTGATGTTGCGACCGAACGGTTATGTGTTGGAACAGCTCCTGTCTCCACTAGTGGTGCACACAACACCCGAACATGAAGAGTTAAAGGCTTTGGCTTCTGATTGCATAACGCGCCATCATGTTAATCACTACGTTGGCTTTGCCAATTCTCAATGGCGATTGTTTGCTGGTGAGAAAGTACATCGCGTTAAGCCGCTGCTGTATGTTTTTCGTATTTTGTTGACCGGAATTCACTTGATGAAAACCGGGATAATCGAAGCCAATTTGAACATCTTAAACGAACAATTCAAACTGGAGTATTTGCCTGAGTTGATTGAACAAAAACAAACCAGTAACGAGCAAAGCACACTTGATTCCTTTCGGCTGCATTTTTACGAGAGCGAATTTCAGCGGCTGCTGGAGGAGCTAAAACAAGCTTCCATTGATAGCAGTTTGCCTGAGCATTCTTCTGCCAGACCGGCATTGAATGATCTGCTTAGACGGGTTCGATTACAAACTCTGTCATGA
- a CDS encoding lipoate--protein ligase family protein, with product MVTWRLITYGEFEPAFNMAADEAILEAHLAGEVPPTLRLYGWDPAAISIGYSQKISDQEIRSIKSHGLDVVRRTTGGRAVLHLGDLTYSFVASSTAVGSTAAANLEDQLVSGAGSLLSTSVVAAYKEICQGLIYALEQFGITLTLGSSKSDYRANYDCFRATTNADLQYEGKKMIGSAQLRRKTAVLQHGSILLNQEQNKISEVFGADSLAANAENTGDRHANLFEVLNRSVSMQELEQAMKIGFAKAFNVEFEHAPLTENEANTIASLTSKYKL from the coding sequence ATGGTAACCTGGCGGCTAATCACTTATGGAGAATTCGAACCAGCCTTCAACATGGCTGCAGACGAGGCTATTCTTGAAGCGCATCTGGCGGGCGAAGTGCCACCAACGCTTCGACTTTATGGCTGGGATCCCGCCGCGATTTCGATTGGCTATTCCCAGAAAATTTCCGACCAGGAGATTCGCTCAATCAAAAGCCACGGACTGGATGTAGTTCGCAGAACGACAGGCGGACGCGCGGTTCTACACCTGGGCGACTTGACTTATTCATTTGTCGCATCGAGTACCGCTGTCGGATCGACTGCCGCAGCGAACTTGGAAGACCAACTCGTTTCAGGTGCGGGCAGCCTTTTGAGCACCAGCGTCGTCGCCGCCTACAAAGAAATCTGTCAGGGTCTGATTTATGCGCTTGAACAGTTTGGTATTACACTGACTCTCGGTTCGTCAAAATCAGATTACCGGGCAAACTACGATTGCTTTAGAGCGACTACTAACGCGGATCTCCAGTATGAAGGCAAAAAAATGATCGGCAGCGCGCAACTGCGACGCAAAACTGCAGTTTTACAGCATGGCTCGATTCTGCTCAACCAGGAGCAAAATAAAATCAGTGAGGTCTTCGGAGCTGACTCCCTCGCAGCCAACGCTGAAAATACTGGAGATAGGCACGCCAATCTGTTCGAAGTATTAAATAGAAGCGTAAGCATGCAAGAACTCGAACAAGCGATGAAAATTGGCTTTGCAAAAGCATTTAACGTCGAATTCGAACACGCCCCTCTGACAGAGAATGAAGCAAACACCATCGCTAGCTTGACCTCGAAATACAAGCTCTAA
- the rpsT gene encoding 30S ribosomal protein S20 has product MPNIKSAIKRVEVAERNRQRNKSWKSAVRTVRNEVAASVKSGDPAKASTALGNAYQVIDKAVSKGILHKNAAARKKSRMAGEVLKLSSK; this is encoded by the coding sequence GTGCCTAATATCAAATCAGCTATTAAACGCGTCGAAGTCGCAGAAAGAAATCGTCAACGCAACAAATCCTGGAAGTCGGCAGTGCGCACTGTTCGCAATGAAGTTGCTGCCTCAGTCAAGAGCGGTGACCCCGCAAAAGCATCCACAGCTCTCGGCAACGCTTATCAAGTTATCGATAAGGCTGTCAGCAAAGGCATCCTCCACAAAAATGCAGCGGCTCGCAAAAAATCGAGAATGGCTGGTGAAGTTCTCAAACTAAGCAGCAAGTAG
- a CDS encoding PilZ domain-containing protein, with the protein METARMFETGKVYKVKVEVAPGEIGFGRATIVEKSGNQLCVQIKTSKESNKVLPKGTKIWFVSDSADNTFNGLWSSSVMGAQHTGGKTGMLCSTPKLDPVIQRRRQPRVAVDVPVRMSSTDGQRLGSEIRTKDISRSGVALETLQPLPDDIGLSVNIVIESSVGEIATASRVIRVERNWLANKTVIGLEFTDMKPDDVATLDKLLLLLGGKTRNADAGADQSDDKPKRAKQGLSSWIHGSGGSAPATDKRFIGSNFAEEQKVEQTTDENTNDG; encoded by the coding sequence ATGGAAACCGCACGAATGTTCGAAACCGGCAAAGTATATAAAGTAAAGGTAGAGGTCGCACCCGGCGAAATAGGTTTCGGCCGTGCCACCATTGTCGAAAAATCAGGCAATCAACTGTGCGTTCAAATCAAGACCAGTAAAGAGTCCAACAAAGTTCTACCGAAAGGTACAAAAATATGGTTTGTCAGCGATTCCGCTGACAATACTTTCAATGGGCTCTGGTCAAGCTCGGTGATGGGAGCCCAGCACACTGGCGGGAAAACGGGCATGCTTTGCTCAACGCCAAAGCTCGATCCCGTCATACAGCGACGCAGACAACCACGTGTAGCCGTCGACGTACCAGTGCGAATGTCAAGCACAGATGGTCAGCGATTGGGCTCAGAAATCCGAACAAAAGACATTTCCCGATCAGGAGTGGCGCTGGAGACACTGCAACCACTTCCTGATGATATTGGTTTGAGTGTAAACATAGTCATTGAATCTTCCGTCGGCGAAATCGCAACCGCAAGCCGCGTCATTCGGGTGGAACGTAACTGGCTCGCAAATAAGACTGTCATCGGACTGGAATTCACTGATATGAAACCAGACGACGTTGCGACTCTGGACAAACTACTGTTGCTGCTGGGCGGAAAGACTCGGAATGCAGATGCTGGTGCAGACCAGAGCGACGACAAACCAAAACGCGCAAAGCAAGGACTCTCCAGCTGGATTCACGGATCAGGCGGTTCGGCACCAGCAACAGATAAGCGATTTATAGGCAGCAATTTTGCCGAAGAACAAAAAGTAGAACAAACAACGGACGAAAATACAAATGACGGATAG
- a CDS encoding TonB family protein, with translation MRSKNFFPSNTILAALPTFTCCLLSTQSAFCQELKPLRPMRSPTTSGVTSSEEQLRVPRVQSAASMPSKTASAASAKPAANASPLERGKYFSRHGAYSDAFNFFTKAADADPKNPEPYNRRARVEWQLEKNDEALEDVRYAIKLNPDYAEAFCTRAQILNSMGKYHDAIVDTALAMELKPRLKEAYTIQASAYRNLKQYHEADELMQKLAAIPDPISAFDEWSPNIDYTQYIADLQSRVRQHFQPPMGAVYPPIVVLFKMHRNGQVSDVRVNTAGVATADNAAIEAAKSASPFNPPPAGSPPDFDVFVVLDPPIAQDMGAPSDAPAAASAQAAAPQPAAPKAGINWGSTLNQGLNTGLNLMRFIRF, from the coding sequence ATGAGATCGAAGAATTTCTTCCCGTCAAATACCATTTTAGCGGCGCTGCCGACGTTTACTTGCTGCTTGCTTTCGACGCAATCAGCGTTCTGTCAGGAATTGAAGCCATTGCGTCCGATGCGGAGTCCGACCACAAGTGGTGTCACTTCGTCCGAAGAGCAGTTGCGTGTGCCTCGCGTGCAATCGGCTGCTTCGATGCCATCCAAAACCGCCTCTGCAGCGAGCGCGAAGCCTGCTGCAAATGCATCGCCCCTGGAACGGGGAAAGTATTTTTCCAGACATGGTGCTTATAGCGATGCGTTCAATTTTTTCACTAAAGCTGCCGATGCTGATCCGAAAAACCCGGAGCCGTATAATCGTCGCGCCCGCGTAGAATGGCAACTTGAGAAGAACGACGAAGCCCTGGAAGACGTGCGCTATGCAATCAAGTTGAACCCTGATTATGCAGAGGCTTTTTGTACGCGAGCTCAAATACTAAATTCAATGGGCAAATACCACGATGCAATCGTCGATACCGCCCTTGCCATGGAATTGAAACCGCGTCTTAAAGAGGCTTACACGATTCAAGCGAGTGCCTATCGCAATTTGAAGCAATATCATGAAGCCGATGAATTGATGCAGAAACTGGCAGCTATTCCTGACCCCATCTCTGCTTTCGATGAATGGTCGCCGAACATAGACTATACGCAATACATTGCCGACCTGCAGTCACGTGTTCGTCAGCACTTCCAGCCCCCGATGGGAGCCGTGTACCCGCCGATTGTCGTTCTGTTCAAGATGCATCGAAACGGTCAGGTTTCTGACGTTCGCGTTAATACTGCCGGTGTTGCCACCGCTGATAATGCTGCCATCGAAGCTGCTAAGTCGGCATCGCCTTTCAATCCACCCCCGGCAGGCTCTCCGCCTGACTTTGATGTCTTCGTTGTGCTCGATCCACCGATTGCGCAAGACATGGGGGCGCCGAGTGACGCTCCCGCCGCTGCTTCTGCGCAGGCAGCAGCGCCGCAACCGGCTGCGCCGAAAGCGGGAATCAATTGGGGCAGTACACTCAACCAGGGCTTAAATACTGGATTGAATCTGATGCGCTTCATTCGATTCTAA
- a CDS encoding alcohol dehydrogenase yields the protein MAKMRAVQVSKAGGPLELVEREIPKPASGQVLVKVQACGICHSDSLVKEGHWPGIQYPRVPGHEVAGVIAEVGANVSAWKVGQRVGVGWYGGHCTECESCRRGDFITCQKGLIAGISYDGGYADYMIAPAQALALIPDDLNAVEAGPLLCAGITTFNALRNSIARPGDLVAILGIGGLGHLGVQFARRMGFNTVAIARGKDKEELARKLGAHHYIDSKASNVADELKKLGGAKVVLATVTNSDAMAATIGGLAVDGTLLIVGASFEPLSFNVLQMIGPRLAIKAWASGTAIDSEDTLKFSVLTDVRSMNEEYTLDKATEAYERMMSGAAKFRVVIKTGN from the coding sequence ATGGCAAAGATGCGTGCGGTTCAGGTTTCGAAGGCTGGTGGACCTCTCGAGTTGGTTGAAAGAGAGATTCCAAAACCTGCATCCGGTCAGGTATTGGTTAAGGTACAAGCCTGTGGCATTTGCCACAGTGATTCTCTGGTCAAGGAAGGTCACTGGCCAGGCATTCAGTACCCTCGCGTACCTGGTCATGAAGTTGCCGGCGTAATTGCTGAGGTTGGTGCCAACGTATCGGCGTGGAAAGTCGGGCAGCGCGTTGGCGTTGGTTGGTACGGTGGCCACTGCACCGAGTGTGAGTCTTGCCGTCGTGGCGATTTCATTACATGTCAGAAAGGGTTGATCGCCGGTATCTCTTATGACGGCGGCTACGCGGATTATATGATTGCCCCAGCGCAAGCGCTGGCATTGATTCCGGACGACTTGAACGCGGTTGAAGCTGGACCGCTTCTCTGTGCCGGTATCACCACATTTAACGCGCTTCGCAATAGCATTGCCAGACCTGGAGATCTCGTTGCGATTCTAGGTATAGGTGGGCTTGGACATTTAGGCGTGCAATTCGCTCGGCGAATGGGATTCAATACAGTTGCCATTGCCCGAGGCAAGGACAAAGAAGAACTGGCTCGCAAGTTAGGAGCGCATCATTACATTGATAGTAAGGCCTCAAATGTAGCCGATGAGCTCAAGAAACTCGGCGGTGCTAAAGTCGTGCTTGCCACTGTCACCAATAGTGATGCCATGGCTGCCACCATCGGTGGTTTGGCTGTCGATGGTACGCTGCTTATCGTTGGTGCGTCATTCGAGCCACTTTCTTTCAACGTGCTGCAAATGATTGGTCCTCGTCTGGCTATTAAGGCATGGGCATCAGGTACGGCTATTGACTCCGAGGATACTTTGAAGTTCAGCGTTCTTACCGATGTGCGCTCGATGAACGAAGAGTACACACTGGACAAGGCGACTGAAGCGTATGAACGAATGATGAGCGGGGCTGCAAAGTTCAGAGTCGTTATAAAAACTGGAAATTGA
- the rsmI gene encoding 16S rRNA (cytidine(1402)-2'-O)-methyltransferase gives MSGTLFIVATPIGNLDDLTIRIRKVIEQSKFVLAEDTRVTIKILNHLNLKKQMVSCHEHNEGARLQELAQAAAQGDSVALISDAGTPLISDPGYQIVREAIALGMSVVPIPGPSAFLLALVGSGLPCDKFVFEGFLPDKVSAQKSRLEELRTDNRTIVFYVSPHKLIKNLTALLDVFGDRDICLARELTKLHEEFVRGKISTIIEKYSNQEIRGEFVLVVAGMTANSQSETTEDELRDAIRKELKANRSVKDIAALLADQFHCKKSDVYRLALDEQNAGEQLSDT, from the coding sequence ATGTCAGGAACCCTGTTCATTGTTGCGACTCCAATTGGCAACCTGGACGACTTAACAATCAGAATTCGCAAAGTAATTGAACAGTCTAAATTTGTTCTTGCGGAAGACACTCGCGTCACAATAAAAATTCTCAATCACCTGAATCTGAAAAAGCAGATGGTGAGCTGCCACGAACACAACGAAGGCGCTCGCCTGCAAGAACTTGCTCAAGCCGCTGCTCAAGGAGATTCTGTCGCGTTGATTTCTGATGCAGGCACACCCCTGATATCAGATCCGGGTTACCAGATCGTCAGAGAAGCGATTGCGCTGGGAATGTCAGTCGTGCCCATTCCAGGACCGAGTGCATTTCTGCTGGCGCTGGTGGGGAGCGGCTTGCCATGCGATAAATTCGTATTCGAGGGGTTTCTGCCCGATAAGGTTTCAGCACAAAAATCTCGGTTGGAAGAATTACGAACCGACAACAGAACAATCGTTTTCTACGTTTCTCCGCACAAGTTGATCAAAAATTTGACTGCGCTTCTCGACGTCTTTGGAGACCGCGATATTTGCCTTGCCAGAGAACTAACCAAACTGCATGAAGAGTTCGTGCGCGGCAAGATTTCCACGATTATCGAAAAATACTCGAACCAGGAAATTCGTGGCGAATTCGTACTCGTCGTTGCCGGTATGACTGCAAACAGTCAGAGTGAAACAACCGAAGACGAGCTCAGGGACGCTATCAGAAAAGAACTCAAAGCAAATCGTTCAGTAAAAGATATAGCGGCGCTGCTGGCAGACCAGTTCCACTGCAAAAAATCAGATGTGTACAGATTGGCTCTGGATGAGCAAAACGCTGGCGAACAGCTGAGCGACACTTGA
- a CDS encoding serine/threonine protein kinase has product MPGPNNSGSFDGMTRASQPREVHFVLQKRYEVVSHLGQGGMGTVYMARDMRLANRYCVVKKLRDDFFREEDKQKALEFFKREADVLSPLKHQNIVSILDTFEEDENYYLVMEYVEGENLHQMLNQRGEPFPEEQVLQWAIQIADVLHFLHSNEPKVIYRDLKPSNVMIDTKDRVKLVDFGIARPYAEDSDNTHVVSAGYSPPEQYWGAADPRSDIYALGATMHFLLTGQEPLALQVCSPKRINPKISDHTDEIVQRATAQDVWLRYQSAPEMQQELEFVPKQKQPLKLVQAAVIGVGVMMLAGICVFFYSKATAPGNSGKPVIGDGALKQKDDEIRRLREEKNKALATIRAYQTKDDTESQTEPSSQPPSLVPPTLVPPSPQAIAQNQPPTGSAQQSAKSKAVVFKEMDEASLTDPEGLAPLEEDSGKR; this is encoded by the coding sequence ATGCCAGGGCCGAACAATTCAGGGTCTTTTGACGGAATGACCAGGGCCAGTCAGCCGCGTGAGGTCCACTTTGTCCTGCAAAAGCGGTACGAAGTTGTCAGCCACCTGGGGCAGGGCGGCATGGGAACGGTTTACATGGCGAGAGATATGCGGCTCGCTAATCGCTATTGTGTCGTCAAGAAACTGCGAGATGATTTCTTTCGCGAGGAAGACAAGCAAAAGGCGCTCGAATTTTTCAAGCGGGAAGCAGATGTTCTCAGCCCGCTTAAGCATCAGAATATTGTCAGCATTCTCGACACCTTCGAGGAAGATGAAAATTACTATCTCGTCATGGAGTATGTCGAGGGCGAGAACCTGCACCAGATGCTTAATCAGCGTGGTGAGCCGTTTCCGGAGGAACAGGTTCTTCAGTGGGCAATCCAGATTGCCGATGTGCTTCATTTCTTGCACAGTAACGAGCCTAAGGTCATCTATCGTGATTTGAAGCCGAGCAACGTCATGATCGACACCAAAGATCGGGTGAAGCTGGTCGATTTTGGTATCGCTCGTCCTTATGCCGAAGACTCTGATAATACTCACGTGGTTTCGGCAGGCTATTCACCGCCTGAGCAATACTGGGGCGCTGCTGACCCCCGGTCAGATATCTACGCGCTGGGCGCCACCATGCACTTTTTGCTCACCGGGCAAGAGCCGTTGGCATTGCAGGTTTGCTCGCCAAAACGCATCAATCCAAAGATATCGGACCATACAGACGAGATTGTGCAGCGGGCGACAGCGCAAGATGTCTGGCTGCGCTATCAAAGTGCGCCTGAAATGCAGCAAGAACTCGAGTTCGTGCCCAAGCAGAAGCAACCGCTTAAACTGGTGCAAGCAGCTGTGATTGGCGTCGGAGTGATGATGCTTGCCGGGATTTGCGTCTTCTTTTATTCCAAGGCAACCGCACCCGGCAATTCTGGAAAGCCTGTTATTGGCGATGGTGCGCTTAAACAGAAGGATGACGAAATTCGCAGACTGCGCGAAGAGAAGAACAAAGCGCTTGCCACTATAAGAGCCTATCAAACGAAAGACGACACTGAGTCTCAGACCGAACCCTCGTCTCAGCCACCTTCGCTGGTGCCGCCAACACTTGTACCTCCGTCGCCTCAGGCTATAGCTCAGAACCAGCCGCCAACCGGTTCCGCTCAACAGTCAGCGAAGTCGAAAGCGGTGGTATTCAAAGAGATGGATGAGGCTTCTTTGACAGACCCTGAGGGGTTGGCACCACTTGAAGAAGACAGCGGCAAGCGTTAA